Proteins encoded within one genomic window of Bombina bombina isolate aBomBom1 chromosome 1, aBomBom1.pri, whole genome shotgun sequence:
- the LOC128640422 gene encoding cytochrome c oxidase subunit 7A2, mitochondrial-like, giving the protein MLRNLLALHHVSQRTISSTSQRSLQNKVADKQKLFQEDNGVPVYLKGGVGDALLYRLTMALTVLGTGYALYQLFDAAMPKKKK; this is encoded by the coding sequence ATGTTGCGGAATTTACTGGCCCTTCATCATGTTTCTCAGCGGACCATAAGCAGCACTTCCCAGAGGTCTCTACAGAATAAAGTTGCAGATAAGCAGAAGCTGTTTCAGGAGGATAATGGTGTTCCAGTTTATTTAAAAGGTGGAGTTGGAGATGCATTGCTTTACAGATTAACCATGGCATTAACTGTTCTTGGAACAGGATATGCCCTGTATCAGCTCTTCGATGCTGCAATGCCCAAGAAGAAAAAATGA